Proteins encoded by one window of Bradyrhizobium manausense:
- a CDS encoding IS3-like element ISRj2 family transposase (programmed frameshift): MTKKSRRTHSPAFKAKVALAAVKGDKTLAELAQLFDVHPNQITIWKNQLLEGAAGVFGHDKTSAETPVDLKALHAKIGELALENGFFVRRAHQGGPAERKAMIDRDHDLSIVRQAKVLKLARSTVYYEPRPVSAEDLALMRRLDELHLDYPFAGARMLRSLLRREGVYAGRRHIATLMKRMRIEAVYRRPNTSKPAPGHKIYPYLLRGLKIERPDHAWAMDITYIPMRRGFVYLAAVVDVFSRRVLAHRVSITMEAAFCVEAVQEALAKHGRPEIFNTDQGSQFTSLEFTDVLLDAKIAISMDGKGAWRDNVFVERLWRTVKYEEVYLRAYDSVSEARASIAKYLAFYNQGRPHSSLDGRTPDEAYFGTQAMVMAA, from the exons ATGACGAAGAAGAGCCGCCGGACGCATTCTCCGGCATTCAAGGCGAAGGTTGCTTTGGCTGCGGTCAAAGGCGACAAGACACTGGCGGAGCTGGCGCAACTGTTTGATGTTCATCCGAACCAGATCACGATCTGGAAAAACCAGCTCCTGGAAGGCGCCGCCGGCGTGTTTGGGCATGACAAGACATCGGCCGAGACGCCGGTCGATTTGAAGGCGTTACATGCCAAGATCGGCGAGCTGGCGTTGGAAAACG GATTTTTTGTCCGGCGCGCTCACCAAGGCGGGCCTGCTGAGCGCAAAGCGATGATCGACCGCGATCATGATCTTTCTATCGTGCGCCAGGCGAAGGTCCTGAAGCTGGCTCGCAGCACGGTCTACTATGAACCTCGGCCAGTTTCGGCCGAGGACCTTGCCTTGATGCGTCGGCTCGATGAGCTGCATCTCGATTATCCCTTCGCGGGAGCGCGTATGCTGCGATCGTTGCTGCGGCGGGAGGGCGTATACGCCGGTCGCCGCCACATCGCGACGCTGATGAAGCGCATGCGGATCGAGGCGGTCTATCGTCGCCCGAACACGAGCAAGCCGGCTCCGGGTCACAAGATCTACCCGTACCTGTTGCGCGGATTGAAGATCGAGCGGCCCGACCATGCGTGGGCAATGGACATCACCTACATTCCGATGCGGCGTGGCTTCGTCTATCTCGCGGCGGTCGTCGATGTGTTCAGCCGACGGGTCCTGGCCCATCGCGTCTCGATCACAATGGAGGCGGCCTTCTGCGTCGAAGCGGTCCAGGAGGCGTTGGCGAAGCACGGCAGGCCCGAGATTTTCAACACGGATCAGGGCAGCCAGTTCACCAGCCTCGAGTTCACCGATGTGCTGCTGGACGCGAAGATCGCCATCAGCATGGACGGCAAGGGCGCCTGGCGCGACAACGTGTTTGTCGAGCGGCTCTGGCGCACGGTCAAATACGAAGAAGTATATCTCCGCGCCTACGACAGCGTGTCCGAGGCGCGAGCGTCAATTGCCAAGTATCTGGCCTTCTACAATCAGGGACGCCCTCACTCGAGCCTTGACGGGCGCACGCCCGACGAGGCTTACTTCGGCACGCAAGCTATGGTGATGGCCGCATGA